The Vicinamibacteria bacterium genome segment CGACACCCAGAATGAACTCGCTGTCGCGGAACTTCAGCCCGCGATCGTTGAGTAGCACGGTATTGATGCCGTAGCGATAGGGAAAGTTCATTCCCGATGTGATGAAAACGTCTTCGAAGCCATCAGCGTTCAGGTCACCGACGCTGAATCCCCAGGGCCAGTAGTTCTCGGCGCCGATGGAATCCGAGATTTCGGTAAACTTTCCCCCACCGTCGTTGCGATAGAAAGCATTTCCATAAACGCTCTTGCCCCCGCTACGGAGGAACCGTTCGCCCCAGGACACAAGCGATTTGAGCTTCTCGCGCTCCGGGCCCACTTCCTCGCTCATGTCGGAATGCATATCGGTGATCATGATGTCCATATCGGAATCATTGTCGAAATCGAACGCGACCACTCCCATCGCACCCCAGGGAGTCCGGGGAAAAATCTCTCGGCTCCTTCTTTCGAATCGCTTTCCTTCGACGTTCTCGTAATACTCGTCGTGACCCTGCATATTCAAGACATAGAGATCGGGAAACCCGTCCTCGTTGAGATCCATCGGGCTCGCGTCCCCGGTCCAGGCGTCGTCTACGAGGCCCATCTGCTTCGTGACGTCCGCGAAACGATTTTCGCCAAGATTTCGGTAAAGGATGCTGTGCTCGGTGCGCTCCGGCTTCAAATGTCCCGCGAAGGCGTCGAGCACCCCGATGTAGTAGCCGCCCGGTCCTACTTTGTCGGTCGTATAGACGCCAACGTTACAGAGATAGAGGTCGAGCCGTCCGTCCTGATCGAAGTCGAAGAACACCGATGCGGAGGAGTGGCCGACGTAGCCCGTCCCTGAGTCCTCCGAGATATCCTTGAACCGGCCGGTTCCGTCGTTCTCGAAGAGGACGTTACCGAAGCGAACCGTGGTCACGTACAGATCGGGGTCGCCGTCGTTGTCGATGTCGCCGAACGATGCCGTAACGGAAATGCGGTCGGCCATCGCCACGCCCCCGCGTTCGGTCCAGTCCTCGAACCGCCCATCGCCGAGGTTGTGCCAGAGGGCGTTGGGGCCGACCTGGTTGGTGAAATAGAGGTCGAGCTTCCCATCTCCGTCAACGTCGGCGGCGGCAATTCCATTTCCGTGGTCGTAGTGTACGGCCTTATGATGGGCACCCGAGTCTTCCGTCATCTGGTTGCGGAAGGTGATGCCGCTTTCCTCGACCAGGTCTTGGAACTGGAAGTCGTGGTAGACGGTGAAATCCTTCGTGGTCTCGAGCTGCGCCTTTTGTCTCGGCACGAGCCACTCCGGATGATCGACGTCCCCAGGAGAATAAACCAGGGAACGCTCCTGGGTCGCAGCAGCGCCGCAAAGACACGCTCCGACTATGAGAAATCCGACCCGCAGAAA includes the following:
- a CDS encoding CRTAC1 family protein; this encodes MPRQKAQLETTKDFTVYHDFQFQDLVEESGITFRNQMTEDSGAHHKAVHYDHGNGIAAADVDGDGKLDLYFTNQVGPNALWHNLGDGRFEDWTERGGVAMADRISVTASFGDIDNDGDPDLYVTTVRFGNVLFENDGTGRFKDISEDSGTGYVGHSSASVFFDFDQDGRLDLYLCNVGVYTTDKVGPGGYYIGVLDAFAGHLKPERTEHSILYRNLGENRFADVTKQMGLVDDAWTGDASPMDLNEDGFPDLYVLNMQGHDEYYENVEGKRFERRSREIFPRTPWGAMGVVAFDFDNDSDMDIMITDMHSDMSEEVGPEREKLKSLVSWGERFLRSGGKSVYGNAFYRNDGGGKFTEISDSIGAENYWPWGFSVGDLNADGFEDVFITSGMNFPYRYGINTVLLNDRGLKFRDSEFILGVEPRKKGTTGLAFLLDASGGNREHPLVKAYDLTGEVEVWGSLGSRSSVILDIDDDGDLDVVTNEFNDRPMLLESNLAEKRAIRFLKVRLEGTTSNRSALGTRLVVTAGGMNYTKINDGKSGYLSQSEIPLYFGLGEAESVDRVRLIWPSGKEQILEGPIATNRTLELREP